One window of the Eucalyptus grandis isolate ANBG69807.140 chromosome 6, ASM1654582v1, whole genome shotgun sequence genome contains the following:
- the LOC104450943 gene encoding HIRA-interacting protein 3 produces MESQIKAAMQSRVSHFKEEADSLTFEGVRRLIEKDLGLDTHALDIHKRFIKQCLLECLEGGDDNASKSSGESLQNNVSSIKGEMEELSEGPQSKNEVKKSNSGSEEKLEDSPVMGLLTAKKALHSEAEKTQGNGSKASITESMINKAIKKRAAYFRANSEKVTMAGVRRLLEKDLKLEKHTLDPHKKFISEHLEEVLRSPEVSKSANTVKKKVAKESLKKKTPKRVSPEGSSDSSDSEEEEDAEEDEVKPRKKTVSRGSMQKAEGLKKRKAPPAKENKVSKRIKPEEAASESNGDSGDHGHDSEDGESHSSAEQRTKKKEVLTPTYGKGVDRLKSIIKSCGMSVPPSIYKKVKQVSEDKREAFLMKELEEILSREGLSTNPADKDIKEVKKRKERAKELEGIDTSNIVSSSRRRTTSRYVAPPKPEIPAEGKGKKQEILMQTLVVMMMRKMKMRMMMMAMMRAKVRNSVKIRRTVTRVLHHLTSRIT; encoded by the exons ATGGAGTCGCAGATCAAGGCCGCCATGCAGTCTCGCGTTTCTCATTTCAAGGAGGAGGCCGA CTCGTTGACCTTTGAGGGCGTGCGGAGATTAATAGAGAAGGACTTAGGCCTGGATACGCATGCATTGGATATTCATAAGAGATTTATAAAGCAATGTTTACTGGAG TGCCTGGAAGGAGGTGATGATAATGCCTCTAAGAGTTCTGGTGAGTCTCTGCAAAATAATGTGTCTTCTATTAAAGGAGAGATGGAGGAATTGTCTGAAGGTCCTCAGTCAAAGAATGAAGTTAAGAAATCTAACTCTGGAAGTGAAGAGAAATTGGAAGACTCGCCAGTTATGGGTCTCTTGACTGCAAAAAAAGCTCTTCATTCAGAGGCTGAGAAAACTCAAGGCAATGGAAGTAAAGCCAGTATAACCGAGAGCATGATAAACAAAGCCATCAAGAAGAGAGCTGCTTATTTTCGAGCAAATTCAGA GAAAGTTACAATGGCTGGAGTTCGTCGTCTTCTAGAGAAAGATCTTAAACTTGAAAAACATACATTGGATCCCCACAAGAAGTTTATAAGTGAGCACCTAGAAGAG GTACTGCGATCTCCTGAAGTTTCTAAATCTGCAAACACAGTTAAGAAGAAAGTTGCTAAGGAGAGTCTAAAGAAGAAAACCCCTAAAAGAGTCAGCCCTGAAGGAAGTTCTGACTCGTCAGAcagtgaggaagaagaagatgcagaGGAGGATGAAGTAAAACCGAGAAAGAAAACTGTTTCCAGAGGAAGTATGCAGAAAGCAGAAGGGCTGAAAAAACGTAAAGCACCCCCAGCAAAGGAGAATAAGGTGTCTAAGCGAATAAAGCCAGAAGAAGCTGCATCAGAGAGCAATGGTGACTCAGGAGACCATGGACATGATTCTGAGGATGGTGAATCTCATTCATCTGCAGAGCAACGCACAAAG AAGAAAGAGGTCTTGACCCCAACATATGGAAAAGGCGTGGATCGTCTTAAATCAATTATCAAGTCCTGTGGGATGAG TGTCCCACCCTCAATTTATAAAAAAGTCAAGCAAGTCTCTGAGGATAAACGCGAGGCTTTTCTAATGAAGGAGCTCGAGGAGATACTCTCAAGAGAAGGATTGTCTACAAATCCTGCTGATAAGG ATATCAAGGaagtgaagaagagaaaggaaagagcaAAAGAACTTGAAGGCATTGACACGAGCAATATAGTGTCAAGTTCGCGTAGGCGGACGACTTCTAGATATGTAGCTCCTCCAAAACCAGAAATACCAGCAGAAGGTAAGGGGAAGAAGCAGGAAATTCTGATGCAGACGCTGGtcgtgatgatgatgaggaagatgaagatgaggatgatgatgatggcaatgATGAGAGCCAAAGTGAGGAACTCAGTGAAG atCAGGAGGACAGTGACTAGAGTTTTGCACCACCTGACAAGCAGGATAACATAA
- the LOC104450942 gene encoding uncharacterized protein LOC104450942, translating to MPSSGSLLRQLSGKEAWSSTSKRWVVGVGSGSKRYGSANAGRSLDPMEGLDQMYGGGGENGGLVMRKRVMVVVDESSHSKHAMMWALTHVANKGDLLTLLHVVPPGAERSSSPPSSDASSSSSSSSSSSSTTSPYLANSLGSLCKASKPEVDVEALVIQGPKMATVMSQVKKLEVSVLVLGQKKPSTLVHCLCGASRSEEFVEQCINGADCLTIGVRKQSRGVGGYLISTRWQKNFWLLA from the exons ATGCCAAGCTCGGGTTCGCTTCTGAGGCAGCTCAGTGGGAAAGAAGCTTGGAGCTCGACCTCGAAGAGGTGGGTCGTAGGCGTCGGGAGCGGGAGCAAGAGGTACGGTTCCGCCAACGCCGGGAGGAGCTTGGACCCGATGGAAGGGCTCGACCAGATGTACGGCGGGGGCGGCGAGAACGGCGGGCTGGTGATGAGGAAGcgggtgatggtggtggtggacgAGAGCTCGCATTCCAAGCATGCAATGATGTGGGCCCTCACTCATGTCGCCAACAAGGGCGACTTGCTGACCCTGCTTCACGTCGTACCTCCTGgagccgagagatcttcttctcctccttcctctgatgcgtcctcctcttcttcttcttcttcttcttcttcctcaacaaCTTCTCCGTATCTTGCCAATTCACTCGGGTCTCTCTGCAAGGCTTCCAAGCCGGAG GTGGACGTGGAGGCGCTAGTGATCCAAGGTCCCAAGATGGCCACCGTGATGAGCCAGGTGAAGAAGCTGGAGGTCTCGGTGCTGGTGCTGGGCCAGAAGAAACCGTCGACTCTCGTCCATTG CCTGTGCGGGGCCAGCAGATCTGAGGAGTTCGTGGAGCAATGCATCAACGGAGCGGATTGCCTGACCATTGGAGTGAGGAAGCAGAGCAGGGGCGTGGGTGGCTATCTCATCAGCACCAGATGGCAGAAGAACTTCTGGCTCTTGGCCTGA
- the LOC104450941 gene encoding cation/calcium exchanger 5 isoform X3, which yields MSPTSLFMEVDDHGQGGSGLRLSFSSVKKCTIFLVILSALTFFLFIVPPPSSSYILPLPTVPRRSLSSNVNPIIAKPCSLLADHNGIFDYSALHFCLFDQNPYLSIPFLSLFLLIHFYILIKTAQDHFSIVTTKLSSHLNLTPSMGAVTLLALGNGSPDVFSSVAAVRSGQYRTGFGAILSAGTFVSAFVVGFVAIYAAPFSLDATQFVRDVLFYMIATLFMFWVYLSGEIFIWQAFGFVGFYVFFVVFVFWMDLGSERAKAGAEVGLVGHSELSHTASDCERGSIDGSMRRLKATSRLHRTLNKISKAWEVPVSFLLKLTIPQTSPSEWNRLYLSLNIIFCPLALLYACNSFMPIDHPIVFLVPNTHFPLWLIVLFTSSSLAILHFIMEKEPPKTEQLFVILVAFVMSVFWISTIAGELLNCLAALGTLLDLPPSLLGLTVLAWGNSVGDLVADVAIAKAGQPAMAMAGCFAGPMFNMLVGLGTALVMQTANVYPEAYVLHFHVGIVIAFVFLLLSLMGSLLVITWCRFRVQRFWGFSLVGIYVLFMIVSVAIAKFST from the exons ATGTCACCTACAAGCCTCTTTATGGAAGTTGACGACCATGGCCAGGGAGGTTCTGGTCTCCGTCTCTCTTTTTCATCCGTCAAGAAATGCACAATCTTCCTCGTTATCCTCTCAGCTCtcacctttttcctttttattgtcCCACCACCCTCTTCATCTTACATTCTTCCTTTACCCACAGTTCCCCGGCGATCCCTTAGCAGCAATGTCAACCCCATCATAGCCAAACCTTGTTCTCTCTTGGCTGACCACAATGGGATTTTTGACTACTCTGCTCTCCACTTTTGTCTCTTTGACCAAAACCCATATCTTTCAATCCCTTTTCTATCTTTATTTCTCCTTATTCATTTCTATATCCTTATCAAAACTGCGCAAGATCATTTCTCTATTGTCACCACCAAGCTCTCCTCTCACCTGAATTTGACTCCCAGTATGGGTGCAGTTACCCTTCTTGCCCTGGGAAATGGTTCCCCTGATGTGTTCTCTTCGGTTGCTGCTGTCCGATCTGGACAATATAGGACAGGGTTTGGTGCTATACTTTCTGCTGGCACATTTGTATCAGCATTTGTCGTTGGTTTCGTTGCAATTTATGCTGCACCTTTTTCCTTGGATGCAACACAGTTCGTGAGAGATGTGCTCTTTTACATGATTGCGACGCTGTTTATGTTTTGGGTATACCTGAGTGGGGAGATTTTCATATGGCAGGCATTTGGATTTGTTggattttatgttttttttgtcGTCTTTGTATTTTGGATGGATTTGGGATCAGAGAGAGCGAAGGCTGGGGCTGAGGTGGGTTTGGTTGGACACAGTGAATTATCACATACAGCATCTGATTGTGAGAGGGGAAGCATTGATGGTAGCATGCGAAGGCTCAAAGCAACTTCCAGATTGCATCGCACTCTTAATAAG ATTTCTAAGGCATGGGAAGTTCCTGTCTCTTTTCTTCTGAAGCTCACTATCCCGCAAACTTCACCTTCAGAATGGAACAGATTATACTTATCTCTCAACATTATTTTTTGCCCATTGGCTCTTTTATACGCTTGCAACTCCTTCATGCCAATAGATCATCCCATCGTTTTCCTTGTTCCGAATACCCATTTTCCACTGTGGCTCATTGTTCTCTTCACAAGCTCCTCTCTTGCCATTCTTCACTTCATCATGGAGAAAGAACCACCGAAGACGGAGCAACTGTTTGTCATTTTGGTAGCATTTGTGATGAGTGTCTTCTGGATATCCACCATAGCAGGAGAGCTTTTGAATTGCCTTGCAGCTCTTGGGACACTTCTTGATCTGCCCCCCTCACTTCTGGGGCTAACAGTGCTTGCATGGGGAAATTCGGTGGGGGACCTGGTTGCCGATGTGGCCATAGCTAAGGCTGGCCAACCGGCAATGGCCATGGCTGGGTGTTTTGCTGGGCCAATGTTCAACATGCTTGTTGGGCTTGGAACTGCTTTGGTTATGCAGACTGCCAATGTGTATCCAGAAGCTTATGTACTTCACTTCCATGTTGGTATCGTTATTGCATTTGTGTTTCTGCTTCTAAGTCTGATGGGCTCTCTCTTAGTGATAACATGGTGCAGATTTCGGGTGCAAAGGTTTTGGGGATTCTCTCTTGTGGGTAtctatgttctttttatgatagTTAGCGTAGCTATTGCCAAGTTTTCCACGTGA
- the LOC104450941 gene encoding cation/calcium exchanger 5 isoform X1 yields MLEQVNKGNKLGFTLNDEAWRGRVYPFNMVFRLHFINDLVNGHCDCLKRHYEYIRNLLRRGGFPWEGPKKLVPADYDAYIQENSDLNSHQTESDPNHCDLSLISGNSPSVIQRHHHISYYDGTKRSHCNYWRSNWMSPTSLFMEVDDHGQGGSGLRLSFSSVKKCTIFLVILSALTFFLFIVPPPSSSYILPLPTVPRRSLSSNVNPIIAKPCSLLADHNGIFDYSALHFCLFDQNPYLSIPFLSLFLLIHFYILIKTAQDHFSIVTTKLSSHLNLTPSMGAVTLLALGNGSPDVFSSVAAVRSGQYRTGFGAILSAGTFVSAFVVGFVAIYAAPFSLDATQFVRDVLFYMIATLFMFWVYLSGEIFIWQAFGFVGFYVFFVVFVFWMDLGSERAKAGAEVGLVGHSELSHTASDCERGSIDGSMRRLKATSRLHRTLNKISKAWEVPVSFLLKLTIPQTSPSEWNRLYLSLNIIFCPLALLYACNSFMPIDHPIVFLVPNTHFPLWLIVLFTSSSLAILHFIMEKEPPKTEQLFVILVAFVMSVFWISTIAGELLNCLAALGTLLDLPPSLLGLTVLAWGNSVGDLVADVAIAKAGQPAMAMAGCFAGPMFNMLVGLGTALVMQTANVYPEAYVLHFHVGIVIAFVFLLLSLMGSLLVITWCRFRVQRFWGFSLVGIYVLFMIVSVAIAKFST; encoded by the exons ATGCTAGAGCAGGTGAATAAAGGAAATAAACTTGGTTTCACTTTAAATGATGAGGCTTGGAGAGGTCGGGTTTATCCATTCAACATGGTTTTCAGATTGCACTTTATAAATGATTTGGTGAATGGTCATTGTGATTGTCTAAAAAGGCACTATGAATACATAAGGAATCTTCTTCGGCGAGGAGGTTTCCCATGGGAAGGACCGAAGAAGTTAGTCCCAGCAGATTATGATGCCTATATTCAG GAAAATTCAGATTTGAACTCACACCAGACTGAATCTGACCCAAATCATTGTGATTTGAGTCTGATAAGTGGAAATTCACCATCTGTTATCCAGAGGCATCACCATATCAGCTATTATGATG GGACAAAGCGAAGCCACTGTAATTACTGGAGGAGTAATTGGATGTCACCTACAAGCCTCTTTATGGAAGTTGACGACCATGGCCAGGGAGGTTCTGGTCTCCGTCTCTCTTTTTCATCCGTCAAGAAATGCACAATCTTCCTCGTTATCCTCTCAGCTCtcacctttttcctttttattgtcCCACCACCCTCTTCATCTTACATTCTTCCTTTACCCACAGTTCCCCGGCGATCCCTTAGCAGCAATGTCAACCCCATCATAGCCAAACCTTGTTCTCTCTTGGCTGACCACAATGGGATTTTTGACTACTCTGCTCTCCACTTTTGTCTCTTTGACCAAAACCCATATCTTTCAATCCCTTTTCTATCTTTATTTCTCCTTATTCATTTCTATATCCTTATCAAAACTGCGCAAGATCATTTCTCTATTGTCACCACCAAGCTCTCCTCTCACCTGAATTTGACTCCCAGTATGGGTGCAGTTACCCTTCTTGCCCTGGGAAATGGTTCCCCTGATGTGTTCTCTTCGGTTGCTGCTGTCCGATCTGGACAATATAGGACAGGGTTTGGTGCTATACTTTCTGCTGGCACATTTGTATCAGCATTTGTCGTTGGTTTCGTTGCAATTTATGCTGCACCTTTTTCCTTGGATGCAACACAGTTCGTGAGAGATGTGCTCTTTTACATGATTGCGACGCTGTTTATGTTTTGGGTATACCTGAGTGGGGAGATTTTCATATGGCAGGCATTTGGATTTGTTggattttatgttttttttgtcGTCTTTGTATTTTGGATGGATTTGGGATCAGAGAGAGCGAAGGCTGGGGCTGAGGTGGGTTTGGTTGGACACAGTGAATTATCACATACAGCATCTGATTGTGAGAGGGGAAGCATTGATGGTAGCATGCGAAGGCTCAAAGCAACTTCCAGATTGCATCGCACTCTTAATAAG ATTTCTAAGGCATGGGAAGTTCCTGTCTCTTTTCTTCTGAAGCTCACTATCCCGCAAACTTCACCTTCAGAATGGAACAGATTATACTTATCTCTCAACATTATTTTTTGCCCATTGGCTCTTTTATACGCTTGCAACTCCTTCATGCCAATAGATCATCCCATCGTTTTCCTTGTTCCGAATACCCATTTTCCACTGTGGCTCATTGTTCTCTTCACAAGCTCCTCTCTTGCCATTCTTCACTTCATCATGGAGAAAGAACCACCGAAGACGGAGCAACTGTTTGTCATTTTGGTAGCATTTGTGATGAGTGTCTTCTGGATATCCACCATAGCAGGAGAGCTTTTGAATTGCCTTGCAGCTCTTGGGACACTTCTTGATCTGCCCCCCTCACTTCTGGGGCTAACAGTGCTTGCATGGGGAAATTCGGTGGGGGACCTGGTTGCCGATGTGGCCATAGCTAAGGCTGGCCAACCGGCAATGGCCATGGCTGGGTGTTTTGCTGGGCCAATGTTCAACATGCTTGTTGGGCTTGGAACTGCTTTGGTTATGCAGACTGCCAATGTGTATCCAGAAGCTTATGTACTTCACTTCCATGTTGGTATCGTTATTGCATTTGTGTTTCTGCTTCTAAGTCTGATGGGCTCTCTCTTAGTGATAACATGGTGCAGATTTCGGGTGCAAAGGTTTTGGGGATTCTCTCTTGTGGGTAtctatgttctttttatgatagTTAGCGTAGCTATTGCCAAGTTTTCCACGTGA
- the LOC104450941 gene encoding cation/calcium exchanger 5 isoform X2: MLCPNILIDHYSEGTKRSHCNYWRSNWMSPTSLFMEVDDHGQGGSGLRLSFSSVKKCTIFLVILSALTFFLFIVPPPSSSYILPLPTVPRRSLSSNVNPIIAKPCSLLADHNGIFDYSALHFCLFDQNPYLSIPFLSLFLLIHFYILIKTAQDHFSIVTTKLSSHLNLTPSMGAVTLLALGNGSPDVFSSVAAVRSGQYRTGFGAILSAGTFVSAFVVGFVAIYAAPFSLDATQFVRDVLFYMIATLFMFWVYLSGEIFIWQAFGFVGFYVFFVVFVFWMDLGSERAKAGAEVGLVGHSELSHTASDCERGSIDGSMRRLKATSRLHRTLNKISKAWEVPVSFLLKLTIPQTSPSEWNRLYLSLNIIFCPLALLYACNSFMPIDHPIVFLVPNTHFPLWLIVLFTSSSLAILHFIMEKEPPKTEQLFVILVAFVMSVFWISTIAGELLNCLAALGTLLDLPPSLLGLTVLAWGNSVGDLVADVAIAKAGQPAMAMAGCFAGPMFNMLVGLGTALVMQTANVYPEAYVLHFHVGIVIAFVFLLLSLMGSLLVITWCRFRVQRFWGFSLVGIYVLFMIVSVAIAKFST; encoded by the exons ATGCTCTGCCCTAATATTCTGATTGATCATTATTCTGAAGGGACAAAGCGAAGCCACTGTAATTACTGGAGGAGTAATTGGATGTCACCTACAAGCCTCTTTATGGAAGTTGACGACCATGGCCAGGGAGGTTCTGGTCTCCGTCTCTCTTTTTCATCCGTCAAGAAATGCACAATCTTCCTCGTTATCCTCTCAGCTCtcacctttttcctttttattgtcCCACCACCCTCTTCATCTTACATTCTTCCTTTACCCACAGTTCCCCGGCGATCCCTTAGCAGCAATGTCAACCCCATCATAGCCAAACCTTGTTCTCTCTTGGCTGACCACAATGGGATTTTTGACTACTCTGCTCTCCACTTTTGTCTCTTTGACCAAAACCCATATCTTTCAATCCCTTTTCTATCTTTATTTCTCCTTATTCATTTCTATATCCTTATCAAAACTGCGCAAGATCATTTCTCTATTGTCACCACCAAGCTCTCCTCTCACCTGAATTTGACTCCCAGTATGGGTGCAGTTACCCTTCTTGCCCTGGGAAATGGTTCCCCTGATGTGTTCTCTTCGGTTGCTGCTGTCCGATCTGGACAATATAGGACAGGGTTTGGTGCTATACTTTCTGCTGGCACATTTGTATCAGCATTTGTCGTTGGTTTCGTTGCAATTTATGCTGCACCTTTTTCCTTGGATGCAACACAGTTCGTGAGAGATGTGCTCTTTTACATGATTGCGACGCTGTTTATGTTTTGGGTATACCTGAGTGGGGAGATTTTCATATGGCAGGCATTTGGATTTGTTggattttatgttttttttgtcGTCTTTGTATTTTGGATGGATTTGGGATCAGAGAGAGCGAAGGCTGGGGCTGAGGTGGGTTTGGTTGGACACAGTGAATTATCACATACAGCATCTGATTGTGAGAGGGGAAGCATTGATGGTAGCATGCGAAGGCTCAAAGCAACTTCCAGATTGCATCGCACTCTTAATAAG ATTTCTAAGGCATGGGAAGTTCCTGTCTCTTTTCTTCTGAAGCTCACTATCCCGCAAACTTCACCTTCAGAATGGAACAGATTATACTTATCTCTCAACATTATTTTTTGCCCATTGGCTCTTTTATACGCTTGCAACTCCTTCATGCCAATAGATCATCCCATCGTTTTCCTTGTTCCGAATACCCATTTTCCACTGTGGCTCATTGTTCTCTTCACAAGCTCCTCTCTTGCCATTCTTCACTTCATCATGGAGAAAGAACCACCGAAGACGGAGCAACTGTTTGTCATTTTGGTAGCATTTGTGATGAGTGTCTTCTGGATATCCACCATAGCAGGAGAGCTTTTGAATTGCCTTGCAGCTCTTGGGACACTTCTTGATCTGCCCCCCTCACTTCTGGGGCTAACAGTGCTTGCATGGGGAAATTCGGTGGGGGACCTGGTTGCCGATGTGGCCATAGCTAAGGCTGGCCAACCGGCAATGGCCATGGCTGGGTGTTTTGCTGGGCCAATGTTCAACATGCTTGTTGGGCTTGGAACTGCTTTGGTTATGCAGACTGCCAATGTGTATCCAGAAGCTTATGTACTTCACTTCCATGTTGGTATCGTTATTGCATTTGTGTTTCTGCTTCTAAGTCTGATGGGCTCTCTCTTAGTGATAACATGGTGCAGATTTCGGGTGCAAAGGTTTTGGGGATTCTCTCTTGTGGGTAtctatgttctttttatgatagTTAGCGTAGCTATTGCCAAGTTTTCCACGTGA